In the Primulina tabacum isolate GXHZ01 chromosome 7, ASM2559414v2, whole genome shotgun sequence genome, AAGCCCATTCGGTTAGCTTGAAGCTCATTCTTCGATGGAGACAAAGTAGGAGACACGAAGTCTGAGGTCACAACTGGGATAGAAATCGAGAGCTGTGTTCCATCTGGTTGAAGATCAAGGTGATCAGGCCAAGAAAAGGTAGAACGCTGTTCTGAACGGTCTTTCGGCCAGTTATTTATGAACTGCTGAAGCGGAtttttagatttgttttcttgatCTTTGATGTCGTCTGAAGTACTGTGGTTTCCACAATTGACAATTGGCGAACCCCTGTCTAAAGGGTTGAGTAAAGAGTCTGAAGAGACTAATCCGAACTCTGATCGAGGAGAGGATTCGTCGAACCGGTTTTCCTTAAGATTTGTTCCTGAAGTTGCCATGGAGAGGATGGTCGTATGTCGATTCACCCTTTTCGTATTATCCTTCTGAGGAACACATCTGAGAGTAAAAACAATTGAAGGTGTTACAGAATTATCATATCTACTAAGTTGTAACGGCGCATTGACAAATCTTTTGGATCCTACATTCTATGGCAGCACAAGTTACAATAGAATGAAAGTTAGGAAGCAACAATTGCTTCCATTACTATATATGTTTGTCGATATGACACCACGATCAAAACATAATGCTTAGCTGTCTgcagagttttaaaaaaaaaatttgagtttcACGCTTACCACCGGATTTGTTCGACAGACTTCTTTTTGTTTAACAAGTGAGTTAAGTGAATATGTTTTTTTCCTAAGCGAAGGAAAGTTCCTCAATCCCAGCTGTGGTCATACACGATAAGGCAGGTAACACCATGTGAAACCATAGAGCTCACCTGTTAACATTGATACTGGGTATTCCGAGCTCCAAGCTGTGGACTTCTTGGCTGTGTGAGAAGCAGAGAGCGTTGGATGCAGAGCCGGCAGGAACCGCGGGCGCAGGCTTTGAGGAATCGTTGGGCGCCACGGCGGAATGGCCGGATTGGCCTTCCACAGGCTTTCTTGAACGGTGGCGGCCTCTGTTCACATGCCGTTCACAGTATTTCTGGTCAGCAACAGCATCCCTGGCGCACCGCCATTTCTTCCCGTCCGTCCTACGGCACCGCCCCGGCTCAGGATCAGTGCTGGAGAATCCCAGATGAAAGCCACCCCATCCAACTGCCCATTTTTCAATAAAGAAACCATTTCACAACTAAATTAAAACATCACATTTTCTAAACAGTTGGGAAAAAGCAGGAAATTTACTCACAAGCACTGGGTTTAAAGCCAGAAAAAGGAGAAAAACCAGCAGATTCCAAAGCTTTTCTGATGGGAATCAGAAGACAAGAAGGTACAGGAACATTTGAAGTGATATATTTGTAGATCAAAGCTTGGTGTTCTAGCTCAATCCATTGTGATGGAGTAAGAAAAGAGCCTCTCACACCTGCAAAAACCATTTAGAAGAATGAGTAATGAAAATGTTGGCAAAAAATACCTTTTCTTGGGTAAAAAAATCTCCTAAAATTTCGAGAAAACGGAAGCATTTTGGGGGCGTATCTGTTCTTTCCACCCACATGACAAGCCCATTTAACCAGAACAGCAAAAACAAATCTTTGCCACTGTTGACAAAAGTCGCAAATTCTTTACTCTTCTTAACTAACCCCCGTTTTTGCACAAATTTCAGATGAGCTTGCACTGACCTGTGTTCTTGCTAAAGGGacttgatatactttgaagatAAGGCCAAGTTACAGCCTGTGAATTTGGGGAAGAGAAACTGAGCATTTGCTGCTGCCCTTCAATGCCGCTATTAGAAGTTTCGTTCAATTTAAACTCCCTGAAGACATCTTCATTTAATGTCCTCTCTTGCTTCACAAATCCAGATCCACACCATTTAAGCTTTTTCGACTCGGCGCCATTTGCTGAAGCGAAGCTGCTATTTTTAATGTTCGAGTACGTCAAGTTATCTAATCTTGTAACACCAAAATCCATTAAGAAACGCAGCAACCAGATGGATTTCGTTCACTCAGTTAAAATGGACTAAAGGGTTAGCAAAAATGGCGACCATAGATTCGTTCGTTCGTTGGATAATAGACCATATTTTGAGCTCGGAAATGTTGCTCCGTTTTTGGCCAAGCAGAGTTGGAAAAGGGACGTATTAGAGGGAGAGACACCAAGGGAAGAAAGGGCTACTGTCTGTAAGGTCTGTGGCAAACTCCATGGCTGCCTCTGTCGAGTTTCTATACTCTGGACTTTTTATATCACGCATATATAAATATTggtgtatgtatatattttctaatttaaataCATAACAATTTATATAAACGATATTTCCCAATCATATAAGCAATACTGTTGGTCACTGTTACAATAATTTATCCAGTTATTtgtcatattatttatttatttattatatcaaaaaacaatattatattttatcatcttatttaaatttaatcaatcaaatcaaaaaattattattatactaatataataaaatattggtAAAAACGAGACGGTCCTACAGggcgtattttgtgatacagatctttTGTTTggattatccatgaaaaatattacttttttatgctaagattaatactttttattttgaatatcaatagagttgacccgtctcacagataaagattcgtgagaccgtctcacaagagaccgtttcacacaagtttttaccattTTCGTGAGGAAGCAAGAAGAATTTTAGGGAGAACATTGAGTTTtggaaatattatatataaaatttaaaatttaaaatgaaagtTGGATTGATTTTcgaatttaattgattttttataATCCTGTCTGGTCAAGAAATGAAGAATGGGGTATTTTAATCTCCTAATCTACAGGAATTTTTAGgacaaaattataatatatacgtgcgtgtgtgtgtgtgtgtatatatatatatatattaatttaatacgataatatattaatattaatatagaATAAAATATgcggcaaaaacttgtgtgagacgatctcacgggtcgtattttgtgagacgtatctcttatttggatcattcataaaaaaatatgacatttttatgctaagaatattacattttattgtgaatatcggtagagttgaaacatctcacatataaagattcgtgagacggtCTTCATAATATACACATCAATTTTCAATAACAAGAATAATGTATATAATCAAGATTGACACATAAATCATTAGTtgcaaattttaaaagttcaaatAAGGAATCAAATCCAAACATaaccaaataaaaaaaaaccttAAAATGATCGATCCATTTAGAGATTTATAATTCCGAGTCGTTGATGAACTCGATTTCAATCGCTAAATTATCGATGTCTCTTTTCTTTAtaacaaattttaattaaatctaactataaaaatatatttattctatttataattttatttattatatttcatGAATATTATTAGATTCACATTCCTATATTTGAATATGTGATTAAATAATGATGGTGCATTTTCTCTCGCATTGATATGCAGTGTCACAAAAAATGTGAGGTTATAAATTAAAACACCACAAGCACGTGACGTACATCACGGGCAAAATAATTCATTCTTccaacaaaaatttcaaaactagctatgaaaattaaatttcataatcaattaaatggaaattttaattaagaaatatttggGTCGATTTTCTAACGTTTGAACTTTCACCAATGTGCaacttaaatattataaaatgtaTTACATAACAATCGTCTTGTTTCATTTGCTCTTATAATAGATACAATTATTGTTTCTAaacaatttcttcttctttttttctgaATAAACAAATAAATCAAATCAATCTGTTTCACGTATCTTTATTCTTTCGCAT is a window encoding:
- the LOC142551490 gene encoding growth-regulating factor 6-like isoform X2, whose product is MVFAGVRGSFLTPSQWIELEHQALIYKYITSNVPVPSCLLIPIRKALESAGFSPFSGFKPSAFGWGGFHLGFSSTDPEPGRCRRTDGKKWRCARDAVADQKYCERHVNRGRHRSRKPVEGQSGHSAVAPNDSSKPAPAVPAGSASNALCFSHSQEVHSLELGIPSINVNRCVPQKDNTKRVNRHTTILSMATSGTNLKENRFDESSPRSEFGLVSSDSLLNPLDRGSPIVNCGNHSTSDDIKDQENKSKNPLQQFINNWPKDRSEQRSTFSWPDHLDLQPDGTQLSISIPVVTSDFVSPTLSPSKNELQANRMGLGFGKISTPRTEEKRIQANWIPISWEGGPLGEALNTTNNSSLESKNAKSLDLLESQDNSP
- the LOC142551490 gene encoding growth-regulating factor 1-like isoform X1 gives rise to the protein MDFGVTRLDNLTYSNIKNSSFASANGAESKKLKWCGSGFVKQERTLNEDVFREFKLNETSNSGIEGQQQMLSFSSPNSQAVTWPYLQSISSPFSKNTGVRGSFLTPSQWIELEHQALIYKYITSNVPVPSCLLIPIRKALESAGFSPFSGFKPSAFGWGGFHLGFSSTDPEPGRCRRTDGKKWRCARDAVADQKYCERHVNRGRHRSRKPVEGQSGHSAVAPNDSSKPAPAVPAGSASNALCFSHSQEVHSLELGIPSINVNRCVPQKDNTKRVNRHTTILSMATSGTNLKENRFDESSPRSEFGLVSSDSLLNPLDRGSPIVNCGNHSTSDDIKDQENKSKNPLQQFINNWPKDRSEQRSTFSWPDHLDLQPDGTQLSISIPVVTSDFVSPTLSPSKNELQANRMGLGFGKISTPRTEEKRIQANWIPISWEGGPLGEALNTTNNSSLESKNAKSLDLLESQDNSP